The following are encoded together in the Bacteroidales bacterium MB20-C3-3 genome:
- a CDS encoding dipeptidase, whose translation MKHFQVLVLTTILSLTFTSLWGQNEKELTEAAEKFHARYFTIDTHNDTALHLNYPDRGHSVTKGQVTFPMMREGGLDAAFFAIFLAQGPRDDKSHIDARNNAEGELVKFLEYVKNQDGVRVAHSALDLINNKRDGFLSVVPALENGYPIGKDLSLIQYFHNLGVRAITLCHNKNNEICDASMDTIREHNGLSPFGVSVVKELNRLGIAIDVSHASVETLKDVLEVSTMPVIATHSGVWSIKHHNRNLRDEEIMAIAQRGGLIQIATGRFFLSDKPKDQVTVKDIADHIDHAVKIAGIEHVGLGTDFDGGGGVVGLENVSKMKNLTIELMRRGYSEHQLSRFWGENLLDFLRRIQK comes from the coding sequence ATGAAACACTTTCAGGTACTTGTACTAACAACGATCTTATCTTTAACTTTCACCTCTTTATGGGGGCAAAATGAAAAAGAGCTTACTGAGGCAGCTGAAAAATTTCACGCCAGGTATTTCACTATAGACACACATAATGATACAGCACTACATCTTAACTATCCTGACAGAGGGCACAGTGTTACAAAAGGGCAAGTCACTTTTCCCATGATGAGAGAGGGGGGGCTTGATGCAGCCTTTTTTGCAATTTTTCTTGCTCAGGGACCAAGAGATGATAAGTCTCACATTGATGCAAGAAACAATGCAGAGGGGGAGCTTGTTAAGTTCCTGGAGTATGTGAAAAATCAGGATGGTGTAAGAGTCGCTCACAGTGCTCTGGATTTAATAAACAATAAAAGAGATGGGTTTCTCTCCGTAGTACCAGCTCTTGAAAATGGATATCCTATTGGTAAGGATTTATCGCTGATTCAATATTTCCATAATTTGGGGGTTAGGGCAATAACTTTGTGTCACAATAAAAATAATGAAATATGTGATGCCTCCATGGATACAATAAGAGAGCATAACGGGCTCTCTCCGTTTGGAGTCTCTGTTGTAAAAGAGTTGAACAGGCTCGGGATAGCTATAGATGTCTCTCACGCATCTGTTGAGACGCTAAAAGATGTTCTTGAGGTGAGTACAATGCCCGTAATTGCTACTCACTCAGGGGTGTGGTCCATTAAACATCATAACAGGAATCTCAGAGATGAAGAGATAATGGCAATTGCTCAGAGAGGTGGGCTTATCCAAATAGCTACTGGTAGATTCTTCCTCTCGGACAAACCAAAAGACCAGGTAACTGTAAAAGACATAGCAGATCATATTGACCACGCAGTTAAAATTGCGGGGATTGAGCATGTAGGGCTTGGTACCGATTTTGACGGTGGGGGAGGAGTAGTTGGGCTGGAAAATGTATCTAAAATGAAAAATCTGACGATAGAACTTATGAGAAGAGGGTATAGTGAGCATCAGTTGTCCAGATTTTGGGGAGAAAATTTACTTGACTTTTTGAGAAGAATTCAAAAATGA
- the rplP gene encoding 50S ribosomal protein L16, with protein MLQPKKTKFRRQQKGRMKGIAQRGNQLSFGSFGIKTTESCWLTGQQIEAARQAVVRYMKREGQIWIRVFPDKPFTKKPAEVRMGKGKGAPEGFVAPITPGRILIEAEGVPLEIAKEALRLGAQKLPVVTKFVVRRDYTE; from the coding sequence ATGTTACAACCTAAAAAAACCAAATTCAGAAGGCAGCAGAAAGGCCGTATGAAGGGGATCGCACAAAGAGGGAATCAACTCTCTTTTGGATCTTTCGGGATCAAGACAACAGAGTCTTGCTGGCTTACAGGTCAGCAGATAGAGGCTGCCCGTCAGGCTGTTGTTCGTTATATGAAACGTGAGGGACAGATTTGGATTCGTGTTTTCCCCGATAAACCATTTACCAAAAAACCTGCAGAGGTTCGTATGGGTAAAGGTAAGGGTGCACCTGAGGGATTCGTTGCTCCGATTACTCCGGGCAGAATCCTGATAGAGGCAGAAGGTGTTCCGCTCGAGATAGCTAAAGAGGCACTCAGACTTGGCGCACAAAAACTGCCGGTAGTTACCAAGTTTGTAGTTCGCAGAGATTACACTGAATAA
- the rpmC gene encoding 50S ribosomal protein L29, producing the protein MKTQEIIELSVKDLRERIESEKANLLRMKMNHAISPLDDLSQIKKARRNIARMLTVLSQKETNQSK; encoded by the coding sequence ATGAAAACTCAGGAAATTATAGAGTTGTCCGTAAAGGATCTTAGAGAGCGCATCGAGTCTGAGAAGGCTAACCTGTTGCGTATGAAGATGAATCACGCTATTTCTCCGTTGGATGATTTATCTCAGATTAAGAAAGCAAGAAGAAACATTGCCAGAATGCTCACTGTATTGAGCCAGAAGGAAACAAATCAGAGCAAATAG
- the rpsQ gene encoding 30S ribosomal protein S17 — MERNLRKERIGVVVSSKMDKSIVVAVKRKVKHPIYGKFVNKTTKFVAHDEKNECSEGDTIRIMETRPLSKTKRWRLVEIVEKVK; from the coding sequence ATGGAAAGAAATCTTCGCAAAGAAAGAATTGGTGTAGTGGTCAGCAGCAAAATGGATAAATCTATTGTTGTAGCTGTTAAAAGAAAGGTAAAACACCCTATATACGGCAAGTTCGTAAATAAAACCACTAAGTTTGTTGCTCATGACGAAAAAAATGAATGTAGTGAAGGTGATACCATCCGCATCATGGAAACCCGTCCGCTGAGTAAGACAAAGCGCTGGAGACTAGTAGAAATTGTAGAAAAAGTTAAATAA
- the rplN gene encoding 50S ribosomal protein L14, whose translation MIQQESRLLVADNSGAKEVLCIRVLGGTRRRYAGVGDKIVVTVKSAIPGGDAKKGTVSKAVIVRTKKEIRRQDGSYIRFDDNACVLLNNQGEVRGTRIFGPVARELRENYMKIVSLAPEVL comes from the coding sequence ATGATACAGCAAGAATCGAGATTATTGGTGGCTGACAACAGCGGAGCAAAGGAGGTTCTTTGTATCCGTGTGCTTGGGGGAACCCGCCGCCGTTATGCCGGAGTAGGCGATAAAATTGTTGTTACCGTAAAGAGTGCTATTCCCGGCGGTGACGCTAAAAAGGGAACTGTTTCAAAGGCGGTGATAGTAAGAACTAAAAAGGAGATCCGTCGTCAGGACGGTTCATATATCCGTTTTGATGATAATGCTTGTGTGCTGCTCAATAACCAGGGAGAGGTAAGGGGTACCCGTATCTTCGGCCCGGTTGCCAGAGAGCTTCGCGAAAACTATATGAAGATTGTATCATTGGCACCTGAGGTGCTATAA
- the rplX gene encoding 50S ribosomal protein L24 has protein sequence MNKKLHIKKGDTVYVNAGDDRGKTGKVLEVLTDKDRAIVEGINMVSKHTKPNAKSPQGGIIKQEAGVHISNLQVVDPVKGGPSRIGRRLNDKGKLVRYAKKSGEEIK, from the coding sequence ATGAATAAGAAACTACATATTAAGAAAGGCGATACAGTCTATGTAAATGCCGGAGACGACCGCGGAAAGACAGGCAAGGTTCTCGAGGTACTTACAGATAAAGATCGCGCCATTGTTGAGGGAATCAACATGGTAAGCAAACATACCAAGCCCAATGCAAAGAGTCCGCAAGGAGGAATTATCAAGCAGGAGGCTGGTGTTCATATCTCAAACCTGCAGGTGGTAGACCCGGTTAAGGGTGGCCCGTCTCGCATTGGTCGCAGATTGAATGATAAGGGAAAACTAGTTCGTTACGCGAAAAAATCTGGAGAGGAGATTAAATAA
- the rplE gene encoding 50S ribosomal protein L5, whose protein sequence is MASTKPTAAPKAASKGKADKAAKVEGAQVVAKGYIPTLQKRYKEEITAKLMKEFGYTSVMQVPKLSKITINQGVGSATADKKLVEIAQQELTIISGQRAVLTYSRKDISNFKLRKGMPIGVKVTLRAAKMYEFLERLVAISLPRIRDFKGINEKFDGKGNYTLGVKEQIIYPEIDIDKVTKILGMEITFVTTASKDEEAYALLREFGLPFKNIKK, encoded by the coding sequence ATGGCAAGTACAAAACCAACAGCAGCACCTAAGGCTGCAAGCAAAGGAAAAGCTGATAAAGCTGCAAAAGTTGAGGGAGCTCAAGTTGTAGCTAAGGGTTACATTCCTACTCTGCAGAAGAGATATAAGGAAGAGATAACTGCAAAGCTTATGAAGGAGTTTGGATACACTTCAGTTATGCAGGTTCCCAAACTCTCCAAGATTACAATCAATCAGGGAGTGGGCTCTGCAACAGCAGATAAGAAACTGGTTGAGATAGCTCAGCAGGAACTTACAATAATCAGTGGACAAAGAGCTGTTCTTACATATTCACGTAAGGATATATCAAACTTCAAACTTCGTAAGGGGATGCCTATTGGAGTAAAGGTAACACTTCGCGCAGCGAAGATGTATGAGTTTCTGGAGAGACTTGTAGCTATTTCGCTCCCAAGAATCAGGGACTTCAAAGGTATTAACGAGAAGTTTGACGGAAAAGGAAACTATACGCTTGGCGTAAAGGAGCAGATCATCTACCCTGAAATAGACATAGACAAGGTTACAAAGATTCTCGGTATGGAGATAACTTTTGTAACTACTGCCAGCAAGGATGAAGAGGCTTATGCACTTCTCCGCGAATTCGGTCTGCCTTTCAAAAATATTAAGAAATAA
- the rpsN gene encoding 30S ribosomal protein S14, with product MAKESMKAREVKRAKLCAKYAEKRKALKEAGDYAALDLLPKNASPVRMHNRCSLTGRPKGYMRVFGISRIQFREMASKGLIPGVRKASW from the coding sequence ATGGCAAAAGAATCAATGAAGGCACGCGAAGTAAAACGCGCTAAACTATGTGCCAAATATGCAGAAAAACGCAAAGCACTTAAAGAGGCTGGCGATTATGCCGCTCTGGATCTGCTTCCAAAAAACGCCAGCCCGGTTCGTATGCACAATCGTTGCTCGCTTACCGGTCGTCCAAAGGGTTATATGCGTGTTTTCGGTATCAGCCGTATCCAGTTCCGTGAGATGGCAAGCAAGGGCCTTATACCGGGCGTTCGCAAGGCAAGCTGGTAG
- the rpsH gene encoding 30S ribosomal protein S8 — protein sequence MTDPIADFLTRIRNASMAGHKVVEIPASKMKLELTRILHEKGYILSYKLIEGTPFNTIKIALKYHPDSKKSAIKKITRISTPGLRRYVGVEQMPRVLNGLGIAIISTSKGIITDKEAKDLNVGGEVICYVY from the coding sequence ATGACTGATCCAATTGCAGACTTCCTGACCAGAATTAGAAATGCTTCTATGGCAGGACACAAAGTTGTAGAGATTCCGGCTTCAAAAATGAAGCTCGAGTTAACCCGTATTCTTCACGAAAAGGGTTATATTCTGAGTTACAAACTTATTGAGGGAACTCCATTCAACACAATTAAGATAGCACTTAAGTATCATCCTGATTCTAAGAAATCTGCTATCAAAAAGATTACAAGAATAAGCACACCTGGTCTAAGAAGGTATGTAGGCGTTGAGCAAATGCCTAGAGTACTGAATGGTCTGGGAATTGCCATTATCTCTACATCAAAGGGTATCATCACTGATAAAGAGGCGAAAGACCTTAATGTTGGGGGAGAGGTAATTTGCTATGTATATTAA
- the rplF gene encoding 50S ribosomal protein L6 codes for MSRIGKLPVNLPSGVTLSVEPGNVVKVKGPLGEMVQKVDADITVEIEGSTVKVTRPTDQPRHRSMHGLYRSLIQNMVTGVSQGFTIKQEFVGVGYRCEVKGQVIEMSLGYSHDIHLMIPSEVKASAEVVKKGANPVLTLTSHDKQLLGMVAAKIRSLRKPEPYKGKGIKFVGEQLRRKAGKSASAK; via the coding sequence ATGTCACGAATAGGAAAATTACCTGTAAACCTTCCGTCCGGTGTGACTCTCTCAGTTGAGCCGGGAAACGTTGTAAAGGTTAAAGGCCCCCTGGGTGAGATGGTTCAGAAAGTGGACGCAGACATCACCGTGGAAATTGAGGGGAGCACTGTAAAAGTAACTCGTCCTACAGATCAGCCACGCCATCGTTCAATGCACGGTTTGTACCGTTCACTTATTCAGAATATGGTTACCGGCGTATCTCAGGGATTTACCATCAAACAGGAGTTTGTTGGTGTGGGTTATCGTTGTGAAGTTAAGGGACAAGTTATTGAGATGAGCCTTGGTTACTCTCACGACATCCACTTGATGATTCCTTCTGAAGTAAAAGCCAGCGCAGAGGTTGTGAAAAAAGGTGCAAACCCTGTGTTAACACTTACCAGCCATGACAAGCAACTGCTGGGTATGGTAGCTGCTAAAATACGCTCGCTGCGTAAACCTGAACCATACAAAGGAAAAGGTATTAAGTTTGTGGGTGAACAACTTCGTCGTAAAGCAGGTAAATCTGCCAGCGCTAAATAA
- the rplR gene encoding 50S ribosomal protein L18, giving the protein MALNKIQRRKRIQHRIRKVVSGVSERPRLAVFRSNKQIYVQLIDDVNGVTLANASSLDKSIVEECKGKSGVEVAKLVGKLAAQRAIEKGINEVSFDRGGYLYHGRVKSLADAAREGGLKF; this is encoded by the coding sequence ATGGCTTTAAATAAAATTCAAAGAAGAAAGAGAATACAGCACCGCATTCGCAAAGTTGTAAGTGGTGTTTCAGAAAGACCAAGACTGGCTGTATTCAGAAGTAACAAGCAGATATATGTTCAGCTTATTGACGATGTCAATGGAGTAACTCTTGCAAATGCAAGCTCTCTTGACAAATCTATCGTTGAGGAGTGTAAAGGGAAATCCGGAGTAGAGGTTGCTAAACTGGTTGGTAAACTTGCCGCACAGCGCGCTATCGAAAAGGGCATTAATGAGGTGTCTTTCGATCGTGGAGGCTACCTATATCACGGAAGAGTTAAAAGTTTGGCAGATGCCGCCCGCGAAGGTGGTCTTAAATTCTAG
- the rpsE gene encoding 30S ribosomal protein S5 — protein MTNINVKKVKTTDLELKDRLVAVKRVTKVTKGGRHFSFAAIVVVGDERGVVGYGLGKANEVTTAISKGIEDAKKNLVKIPLNKKTIPHEQEAKFGGARVFMKPAAEGTGVKAGGAMRAVFESVGIHDVLAKSKGSSNPHNLVKATVAALLEMRDAYTVAGLRGVPMNKVFKG, from the coding sequence ATGACAAATATAAACGTAAAGAAAGTTAAAACAACCGATCTGGAACTTAAGGACAGATTGGTGGCAGTTAAGAGGGTTACCAAGGTAACCAAGGGTGGACGCCACTTCAGTTTCGCAGCCATAGTTGTGGTTGGTGATGAAAGAGGTGTTGTAGGTTACGGCCTGGGCAAAGCTAACGAGGTTACTACTGCTATCTCTAAGGGTATTGAGGATGCTAAGAAGAATCTGGTTAAGATTCCTCTTAACAAGAAGACAATCCCTCACGAGCAGGAGGCTAAATTTGGCGGAGCAAGGGTATTTATGAAACCGGCTGCCGAAGGTACAGGAGTAAAAGCGGGTGGTGCGATGCGTGCAGTATTTGAATCTGTAGGTATTCACGACGTCCTTGCTAAATCCAAAGGCTCTTCAAACCCTCACAATCTTGTAAAGGCTACAGTTGCAGCTCTTCTTGAAATGAGGGATGCATACACCGTTGCAGGTTTGCGTGGTGTTCCAATGAATAAGGTATTTAAAGGCTAG
- the rpmD gene encoding 50S ribosomal protein L30, producing MTKFRITQVKSSARATERQQATLASLGIRKIHQIVEVENNPVIKGMIEKVLHLVKVEEIN from the coding sequence ATGACAAAATTTAGAATCACGCAAGTCAAAAGCAGCGCTCGCGCTACAGAAAGACAGCAGGCAACCCTGGCCTCTCTTGGAATTCGCAAAATCCACCAGATTGTGGAGGTTGAAAATAATCCTGTGATCAAGGGTATGATAGAAAAAGTTTTACACCTTGTAAAGGTTGAAGAAATTAACTAA
- the rplO gene encoding 50S ribosomal protein L15 → MKLHNLKPASGATGREKRIGRGEGSGHGGTSTRGHKGAQSRSGYSRKPGFEGGQMPLQRRLPKFGFNNINRVEFKAINLSTLQELNEKRGVEIINLDTLAQFGLISKNDKVKILGNGNLTAKLDVTAHAFSKSAIAQIEAQQGKATKI, encoded by the coding sequence ATGAAATTACATAATCTAAAACCAGCTTCAGGAGCCACAGGCAGAGAAAAAAGGATTGGAAGGGGTGAAGGTTCGGGTCACGGTGGTACATCTACCCGTGGTCACAAGGGTGCTCAGTCTCGTTCCGGTTACTCACGCAAGCCGGGTTTTGAGGGAGGTCAGATGCCTCTCCAGAGAAGGCTGCCAAAATTTGGATTTAACAACATCAACAGAGTGGAGTTTAAGGCTATCAACCTTTCAACTCTTCAGGAACTGAACGAGAAGAGGGGAGTTGAGATAATCAATCTTGACACTCTTGCCCAGTTTGGTCTTATCTCAAAAAATGATAAGGTTAAAATTTTGGGAAATGGTAATCTTACCGCAAAACTTGATGTTACAGCACACGCATTTTCAAAATCGGCCATAGCACAGATTGAGGCACAGCAGGGTAAGGCTACAAAAATCTAA